The Zingiber officinale cultivar Zhangliang chromosome 10A, Zo_v1.1, whole genome shotgun sequence genome contains a region encoding:
- the LOC122026698 gene encoding histidinol dehydrogenase, chloroplastic-like gives MVITATTAEMPKKRQASRDRIARCIASVGLYVPGGTAVLPSTALMLSVPPQIAGCKTIVLATPPGRDGSICKEVLYCAKKAGVTHILKAGGAQAISAMAWGTSSCPKVEKIFGPGNQYVTAAKMILQNSEAMVSIDMPAGPSEVLVIADRHANPVHIAADLLSQAEHGPDSQVVLVIAGDGVNVDAILAEVSKQCDSLPRGEFASKSLGHSFVVFCCDGITSKGGGRDRRRLAVVIDLTAWASGSVIIGDGERQWKMIKLQMCGNNADELEVVLDIATNCK, from the exons ATGGTCATCACGGCGACCACCGCAGAGATGCCGAAGAAGCGGCAGGCCTCCCGGGACC GAATAGCACGGTGCATTGCATCTGTTGGCCTTTATGTTCCAGGGGGTACTGCAGTCTTACCCTCAACTGCTTTGATGCTCTCGGTG CCTCCACAGATTGCCGGGTGCAAAACCATTGTTCTAGCAACTCCGCCTGGTCGTGATGGCAGTATTTGCAAG GAAGTGTTATATTGTGCAAAGAAAGCTGGCGTCACCCACATTCTAAAAGCTGGGGGAGCTCAG GCGATCTCAGCGATGGCTTGGGGAACATCATCTTGCCCAAAG GTTGAAAAAATTTTTGGGCCAGGAAATCAATATGTTACTGCTGCAAAAATGATTCTTCAG AATAGTGAAGCCATGGTTTCCATTGATATGCCTGCTGGCCCTTCAGAGGTGCTGGTCATCGCCGACAGACATGCCAATCCAGTTCACATAGCTGCAGATCTACTCTCTCAG GCAGAACATGGTCCTGACAGTCAGGTAGTTCTTGTCATTGCTGGAGATGGTGTCAATGTTGATGCAATTTTAGCTGAAGTGAGCAAACAATGTGATAGCCTTCCTAGGGGAGAATTTGCTTCAAAATCACTTGGTCATAGCTTTGTtgtattttgttg tgacggaATAACATCAAAGGGCGGTGGCAGAGATCGTCGGCGGCTAGCTGTGGTAATCGACCTCACCGCTTGGGCGTCGGGCTCGGTGATCATCGGCGACGGCGAGAGGCAATGGAAGATGATC AAATTACAAATGTGTGGAAATAATGCTGATGAATTAGAAGTTGTTCTAGATATAGCTACAAACTGTAAATGA